TAAAAGGCGACTAATATCCGCTAATAGATTCGGAAAATTAGCTAATAAGAATGTTCTTGCAAAGTTTCAATCCAAAGAACGTCTTGTTGAGGACGATAAAGTACCGAAATTTAAGCTATACTTACAATAAGGAGTGTGATCGATGTGGATATTTTTTCAATCATTGCCGAGGACAAGATTAAACGGGCGATGAAGGACGGCGAGTTTGATAACCTGCCTGGAAAAGGGAAACCGTTAGAACTCGAAGATCTATCACACCTGCCCCAGGAATTACGAATTGCGTATACACTCTTAAAAAACGCCAACATGCTAGAGGACCTCGATCGATTAAAGGAAGAAATGTTGACGATTGATGATCTGATTTCCGTTTGTGACAGTAGCGAGGAAAGAGCAAACTTACGTGCGAAAAAGCAGCAGAAACAGTTAAGAATTGAAGAACTGCTGAAAAAAAGAGGCACTCTCCACTCACCTCCCTCCACCTATTACAAAGAAAAAATGTTTGATAAATTTAAACGGAAATAAGAA
The DNA window shown above is from Bacillus sp. T3 and carries:
- a CDS encoding DnaJ family domain-containing protein; the encoded protein is MDIFSIIAEDKIKRAMKDGEFDNLPGKGKPLELEDLSHLPQELRIAYTLLKNANMLEDLDRLKEEMLTIDDLISVCDSSEERANLRAKKQQKQLRIEELLKKRGTLHSPPSTYYKEKMFDKFKRK